In Lepus europaeus isolate LE1 chromosome 9, mLepTim1.pri, whole genome shotgun sequence, the following are encoded in one genomic region:
- the LOC133767219 gene encoding zinc finger protein 271-like → MVLLHLFPEASSCRPWRSSAVMNLKDTSLRQCLRDQSKSHDQFQSHCWRLRRYIKVLQKVLGETEIKDGETQTRIGEAASEKEITVKIEGFGDSKEDVLQDSEDREFCEFGDKLNEKDRNLTERRQYSCEECGQGFSWSTGLIRHQRTHWEKPYECDKCGKAFRVSSALVLHQRIHTGEKPYPCNQCSKMFSRLSDLINHQRIHTGEKPYPCSQCSKMFSRRSELVKHQRIHTGEKPYECDECGKTFSQSSNLTLHQRIHTGEKPYPCSHCNKSFSRRSDLVMHQRIHTGEKPYTCQQCNKSFSQSSGLTKHQRVHSGEKPYHCSSCEKAFSQSSDLILHQRIHTGEKPYPCTQCSKSFSQNSALIKHQRVHTGEKPYKCTECGRAFSHCSALILHRRIHTGEKPYKCDVCGKAFSQSSDLLLHQRIHTGEKPYPCHQCSKSFSQNSNLIKHRRIHTGEKPYPCNQCSKMFSRLSDLINHQRIHTGEKPYACGHCDKSYSRRSDLINHQRAHTGEEPYKYDAYGNAFSACTELTEHRIHTLPVYPEQQKF, encoded by the exons ATGGTGCTTCTCCATCTGTTCCCTGAGGCGTCCAGCTGCCGCCCATGGAGATCCAGTGCAGTTATGAACCTCAAGGACACCAGCCTCCGGCAG TGTCTCCGTgaccaaagcaagtcacatgacCAGTTCCAGAGTCATTGTTGGAGACTGCGCAGATACataaaggtacttcagaaagttcttggagagacagaaataaaag ATGGTGAGACGCAGACCAGGATTGGAGAGGCAGCTTCAGAAAAggaaattacagtgaaaattgaAGGATTTGGAGACTCTAAAGAGGATGTTCTCCAGGATTCTGAAGACAGAGAATTCTGTGAATTTGGGGATAAGTTAAATGAAAAGGATCGGAACCTCACTGAAAGAAGACAATACAGTTGTGAAGAGTGTGGACAAGGCTTTTCTTGGAGTACAGGCCTTATTAGGCATCAAAGAACCCATtgggagaaaccctatgaatgtgaTAAATGTGGAAAGGCCTTCCGTGTGAGCTCAGCCCTGGTTCtgcatcagcgaattcacactggagagaagcctTACCCTTGTAATCAATGTAGCAAGATGTTCAGTAGGCTTTCAGATCTTATTAatcaccagcgaattcacactggagagaagcctTACCCGTGTAGTCAGTGCAGTAAAATGTTTAGTAGAAGATCAGAGCTTGTTAAACATCAAAGAATTCATACAGGTGAGAAGCCCTATGAATGTGATGAGTGTGGGAAAACCTTCAGTCAGAGTTCCAATCTCACTCTACATCAGAGaatccacactggagagaaaccttatcCGTGCAGTCATTGTAATAAAAGCTTTAGTCGCCGCTCAGATCTTGTTATGCATCAAAGAATACACACTGGAGAGAAGCCATATACATGCCAACAGTGCAAtaaaagttttagccaaagctcAGGCCTCACCAAACATCAGAGAGTGCACTCTGGTGAAAAGCCCTATCACTGTAGCAGTTGTGAGAAAGCCTTCAGTCAGAGTTCTGACCTTATCCTTCACCAGAGAATTCATACTGGAGAAAAACCGTATCCATGCACACAGTGCAGCAAAAGTTTCAGTCAGAACTCAGCCCTTATCAAACACCAGAGAGTTCACACTGGGGAAAAACCATATAAGTGTACTGAATGTGGAAGGGCTTTCAGCCATTGCTCAGCTCTGATCCTACATCGGAGAATCCACACTGGGGAGAAACCATACAAATGTGACgtgtgtgggaaagcctttagtCAGAGCTCAGATCTTCTTCTACATCAGAGaatccacactggagagaaaccttatcCATGTCATCAGTGTAGCAAAAGTTTCAGTCAAAACTCAAACCTTATTAAACATCGAagaattcacactggagagaagcctTACCCTTGTAATCAATGTAGCAAGATGTTCAGTAGGCTTTCAGATCTTATTAATCACCAGCGAATCCACACTGGGGAGAAGCCATATGCATGCGGTCACTGTGACAAAAGCTATAGTCGGCGCTCTGATCTCATTAACCACCAAAGAGCCCACACTGGTGAAGAGCCATATAAATATGATGCTTATGGGAATGCCTTCAGTGCGTGCACAGAGCTTACTGAACACAGAATCCACACCCTGCCAGTGTATCCAGAGCAGCAGAAGTTTTAG